Proteins encoded in a region of the Frondihabitans sp. 762G35 genome:
- a CDS encoding TetR/AcrR family transcriptional regulator: MDPRVRRSRQRLHSAALEFAAAGRIDDVSVSELSRSAGLTRDTFYRHAATVPDLVAEALALELEALAAPYSDSLSDRTTLAESLRRAERDLLRHAADRAAVYTTALGSRNSASVKVMLTAFLRQSSEVLLALYPEMVPLPASQLDALTVAMLAEHAAAGTVGAIEIWLRSGEVDDLDRAARVIHAGAPTWWTRLLYPEGCTVCTSEGKSGPHPLDNRTDDS, translated from the coding sequence ATGGACCCCAGGGTGCGACGGAGTCGTCAACGTCTCCACAGCGCCGCACTCGAGTTCGCCGCCGCGGGGCGCATCGACGACGTCAGCGTCTCCGAGCTCTCTCGGTCCGCCGGGCTCACGCGCGACACGTTCTACCGGCACGCGGCGACCGTCCCCGATCTCGTGGCGGAGGCTCTCGCCCTGGAGCTCGAGGCGCTCGCGGCTCCCTACAGCGACTCGCTCTCCGACCGGACCACGCTCGCGGAGTCGCTGAGGCGCGCCGAGAGGGACCTCCTCCGTCACGCGGCCGACCGGGCCGCCGTCTACACGACGGCTCTGGGGAGCCGCAACTCGGCGTCGGTCAAGGTCATGCTGACGGCGTTCCTCAGGCAGAGCTCCGAGGTGCTTCTGGCCCTCTATCCCGAGATGGTGCCGCTCCCGGCGTCGCAACTCGACGCGCTCACCGTCGCGATGCTCGCCGAGCACGCGGCCGCCGGTACGGTCGGCGCCATCGAGATCTGGCTCCGGTCGGGCGAGGTCGACGACCTCGACCGCGCCGCCCGGGTGATCCATGCGGGGGCGCCGACGTGGTGGACGCGGCTCCTGTACCCCGAAGGCTGCACGGTGTGCACATCCGAAGGAAAATCGGGCCCTCACCCCCTGGATAACCGCACAGACGACTCTTAG
- a CDS encoding phosphotransferase gives MTDDEATPDRSSTTGPHDALLVGGNMNVVRREGDTVTRTAGPWTPTIHRYLDYLRLAGVDWAPRPLGVEGDRERLSFLDGDVPVYPLPAWIWSDEILVEGARRLRQLHDASIGFALDGAVWQSPAKVPSEVVCHNDFSPHNLAFVDGEFLGAIDFDMASPGPRLWDLAYYATRIVPLTDDTPDEAPGMDDARRRVGLLLDAYGSDETFEAVLRVAIIRLHDLAVLSDDKADELGKPELHDHASMYRREAEYLARLAV, from the coding sequence GTGACCGACGACGAAGCGACTCCCGACCGCTCGTCCACCACCGGGCCCCACGACGCGCTCCTCGTCGGCGGCAACATGAACGTCGTCCGCCGCGAGGGCGACACCGTGACCCGGACCGCGGGCCCGTGGACGCCCACGATCCACCGCTACCTCGATTACCTCCGGCTGGCGGGTGTCGACTGGGCGCCGCGGCCGCTGGGCGTCGAGGGCGATCGGGAGCGCCTGTCCTTCCTCGACGGCGACGTGCCGGTCTATCCGCTCCCGGCGTGGATCTGGAGCGACGAGATCCTCGTCGAGGGCGCCCGGCGGCTCCGGCAGCTCCACGACGCCAGCATCGGGTTTGCCCTCGACGGCGCGGTCTGGCAGTCGCCGGCCAAGGTCCCGTCCGAGGTCGTCTGCCACAACGACTTCTCGCCGCACAACCTCGCCTTCGTGGACGGGGAGTTCCTCGGGGCCATCGACTTCGACATGGCGTCGCCCGGCCCACGGCTCTGGGACCTCGCCTACTACGCCACCCGCATCGTGCCGCTGACCGACGACACCCCCGACGAGGCACCGGGCATGGACGACGCGCGGCGGCGCGTCGGGCTCCTGCTCGACGCCTACGGGTCCGACGAGACGTTCGAGGCGGTGCTGCGCGTGGCGATCATCCGTCTGCACGACCTGGCCGTCCTGTCGGACGACAAGGCGGACGAGCTCGGCAAGCCGGAGCTCCACGACCACGCCTCGATGTACCGGCGCGAAGCGGAGTACCTCGCGAGGCTCGCCGTCTGA
- a CDS encoding DUF3566 domain-containing protein, whose protein sequence is MTAITDRLRAKSQTEPQTAAQIRLRVVHLGVWTTTKLAFLIGVIVGIITIVVVYLLWQTLHGSGIFDQIDALLASDQIGSGKTNVASILTLGRAMQVAVVLAVLDVVVISVVGAVAAICYNVATKLVGGLFFGFSPR, encoded by the coding sequence GTGACCGCCATCACCGACCGGCTCCGCGCCAAGTCGCAGACCGAGCCGCAGACGGCCGCTCAGATCCGTCTCCGGGTCGTGCACCTCGGCGTGTGGACCACCACGAAGCTCGCGTTCCTCATCGGCGTCATCGTCGGCATCATCACGATCGTGGTCGTCTACCTCCTCTGGCAGACGCTGCACGGCTCCGGCATCTTCGACCAGATCGACGCCCTCCTCGCCTCCGACCAGATCGGCAGCGGCAAGACGAACGTCGCGTCGATCCTGACGCTCGGCCGGGCGATGCAGGTCGCCGTGGTCCTCGCCGTCCTCGACGTCGTGGTCATCAGCGTCGTCGGCGCCGTCGCCGCGATCTGCTACAACGTCGCGACGAAGCTCGTCGGCGGGCTCTTCTTCGGCTTCTCGCCGCGCTGA
- a CDS encoding MFS transporter produces MLTTGLVAIDSTIVATAVPSIVHDIGGFSSFPWVFSIYLLAQAVSVPIYAKLADTVGRKPIILLGIGLFLVGSILCGVAWSMPALILFRVVQGLGAGAVQPMAITIAGDIYTLKERAKAQGYLASVWAISSVVGPTLGGVFSTLGIWRGIFFVNVPLCLLAAWMLLRTFHEKIEKTRHRVDYLGAGLLTVSLSLLILAVLEGGQAWAWNSPQSIGAFAIGGILLLVFLAVERRAEEPVLPPWVFSRRLLLTTSLISFGVGAVILGLTSYVPTYLEGSIGVSPIFAGLALAALTLGWPISASQSGKLYLRIGFRSTVLIGVALAVAGAGLLALIASSPNVVLVGAACFVVGLGLGLVATPSLIAAQSSVEWNERGVVTGTNLFSRSVGSALGVAVFGAVANAIYAGTVNGDQVPSVIVHASSAVFAAVVVVTLLLVGAVLAMPRSRVASGSPATGPVTAVPAGE; encoded by the coding sequence ATGCTGACGACGGGCCTCGTCGCCATCGACTCCACGATCGTCGCGACGGCCGTCCCGTCGATCGTCCACGACATCGGCGGGTTCTCGTCGTTCCCGTGGGTGTTCTCGATCTACCTCCTCGCGCAGGCCGTGTCGGTGCCCATCTACGCGAAGCTCGCCGACACCGTCGGGCGGAAGCCGATCATCCTGCTCGGTATCGGGCTCTTCCTCGTCGGCTCGATCCTCTGCGGCGTGGCGTGGAGCATGCCCGCGCTGATCCTGTTCCGGGTCGTCCAGGGGCTCGGCGCAGGCGCCGTCCAACCGATGGCCATCACCATCGCGGGCGACATCTACACGCTCAAGGAGCGCGCCAAGGCGCAGGGCTACCTGGCCAGCGTCTGGGCGATCTCGTCGGTCGTCGGCCCGACGCTCGGCGGCGTTTTCTCGACGCTCGGCATCTGGCGCGGCATCTTCTTCGTCAACGTGCCGCTCTGCCTCCTCGCGGCGTGGATGCTCCTGCGGACCTTCCACGAGAAGATCGAGAAGACGCGCCACCGCGTCGACTACCTCGGGGCGGGGCTCCTGACGGTGTCGCTGTCGCTGCTCATCCTGGCGGTGCTCGAGGGCGGCCAGGCCTGGGCGTGGAACTCGCCGCAGAGCATCGGGGCGTTCGCGATCGGCGGGATCCTTCTGCTGGTGTTCCTCGCCGTCGAACGGCGCGCGGAGGAACCCGTGCTGCCGCCGTGGGTGTTCTCCCGGCGCCTCCTGCTCACGACCTCGCTCATCTCGTTCGGGGTCGGCGCCGTGATCCTGGGACTCACGTCGTACGTGCCGACCTACCTCGAGGGGTCCATCGGCGTCTCGCCGATCTTCGCCGGTCTCGCGCTCGCCGCTCTCACGCTCGGCTGGCCGATCAGCGCCTCCCAGTCGGGGAAGCTCTACCTCCGGATCGGGTTCCGCTCGACGGTGCTGATCGGCGTGGCGCTCGCGGTCGCAGGAGCCGGGTTGCTCGCCCTCATCGCCTCATCGCCCAACGTCGTGCTCGTCGGGGCGGCGTGCTTCGTCGTCGGACTGGGCCTCGGGCTCGTCGCGACGCCCAGCCTCATCGCCGCACAGTCGAGCGTCGAGTGGAACGAGCGCGGTGTCGTGACCGGGACCAACCTCTTCTCCCGGTCGGTCGGCAGCGCTCTCGGCGTCGCCGTCTTCGGCGCGGTCGCCAACGCGATCTACGCGGGCACCGTGAACGGCGACCAGGTGCCGTCGGTCATCGTGCACGCGTCGAGCGCGGTGTTCGCGGCGGTCGTCGTCGTGACGCTGCTGCTCGTCGGCGCCGTGCTCGCGATGCCCCGGTCGCGGGTGGCGTCGGGTTCACCGGCGACCGGGCCGGTGACGGCGGTCCCCGCGGGGGAGTAG
- a CDS encoding IclR family transcriptional regulator: MSQSLARALRLLRALEDGPRTLDELAAVDDVHKTTVLRLLRTLEDDRFVRHDEQHRYSLGSGLFALAAAALDQRDVRAAARGHLERLSAETSQTVHLATLEGGEIVYVDKIDAPQGVRMASRIGLRAPVHCTAVGKVLLAALPPAARRESVAALGLERFTARTITDAEEFERELDRAQESGFAVDHEEHESFINCVAVPVRDGTGAAVAAVSVSVPTVSLDHDGVLALLPAVRRAADAASADLGWERRASGPLAG, encoded by the coding sequence GTGAGCCAGAGCCTGGCGCGGGCGCTGCGACTCCTGCGCGCCCTGGAGGACGGCCCCCGGACGCTCGACGAGCTGGCGGCCGTCGACGACGTCCACAAGACGACCGTGCTGCGCCTCCTCCGGACCCTGGAGGACGACCGCTTCGTCCGCCACGACGAGCAGCACCGCTACTCGCTCGGCAGCGGCCTCTTCGCGCTCGCCGCCGCGGCGCTCGACCAGCGCGACGTCCGCGCAGCCGCTCGGGGGCACCTCGAGCGGCTGAGCGCCGAGACGTCGCAGACGGTGCACCTGGCGACGCTCGAGGGCGGGGAGATCGTCTACGTCGACAAGATCGATGCTCCGCAGGGCGTCCGGATGGCGTCGCGCATCGGCCTGCGTGCGCCCGTCCACTGCACGGCAGTCGGCAAGGTGCTGCTCGCGGCGCTCCCGCCCGCCGCGCGGCGCGAGAGCGTGGCCGCCCTCGGGTTGGAGCGCTTCACCGCGCGCACGATCACGGACGCCGAGGAGTTCGAGCGCGAGCTCGACCGGGCGCAGGAGTCGGGCTTCGCCGTCGACCACGAGGAGCACGAGTCGTTCATCAACTGCGTGGCCGTGCCCGTGCGCGACGGCACGGGCGCCGCCGTCGCCGCGGTGTCCGTGTCCGTGCCGACCGTGTCGCTCGACCACGACGGCGTGCTCGCGCTGCTGCCCGCGGTGAGGCGCGCGGCCGACGCGGCCTCGGCCGATCTCGGCTGGGAGCGTCGCGCCTCGGGACCGCTCGCGGGCTGA
- a CDS encoding sugar kinase: MNTAKVVCVGEALTVLVPTVPGPLEEAETFRRSVGGAELNVAIGLASLGVPAAVLTRVGDDGFGRNILREAARHGVDVSAVETDPVRSTGVYLKEVGSGSAHPSDLAAGASRMHYYRAGSAGSALDPALLERPGVRALLDGAALVHTTGITPALSDGALEFCRALVRAPRAGRLVSFDVNWRPALWTGREEEGVAIVTDLARRSDVVLLGATEAQVVFGTADPGELRALLPDPRILVVKNDGNAATAFDGDERVDVPALRVEVVEAIGAGDAFAAGFLAALVTDRGDDVVRRALEAAHRLAVIALSSDGDHVGATSTALAP, encoded by the coding sequence GTGAACACCGCAAAGGTCGTCTGCGTCGGCGAAGCCCTCACCGTGCTCGTCCCGACCGTCCCCGGGCCGCTCGAGGAGGCGGAGACGTTCCGCCGCTCCGTCGGTGGCGCAGAGCTCAACGTAGCGATCGGGCTCGCCTCGCTCGGGGTCCCCGCGGCCGTCCTGACGCGGGTCGGCGACGACGGCTTCGGCCGGAACATCCTGCGCGAGGCGGCACGGCACGGCGTCGACGTGTCCGCGGTCGAGACCGACCCCGTGCGGAGCACCGGCGTCTACCTCAAGGAGGTCGGCAGCGGCTCGGCGCACCCCTCCGATCTCGCTGCAGGGGCCAGCAGGATGCACTACTACCGCGCCGGGTCCGCCGGCAGCGCCCTCGATCCCGCGCTCCTCGAGCGCCCCGGGGTGCGCGCCCTCCTCGACGGAGCCGCCCTCGTGCACACCACCGGGATCACCCCGGCGCTCTCCGACGGAGCCCTCGAGTTCTGCCGGGCGCTCGTCCGCGCACCGCGGGCGGGCCGCCTGGTGAGCTTCGACGTCAACTGGCGTCCGGCGCTCTGGACGGGCCGCGAGGAGGAGGGGGTCGCGATCGTCACGGACCTCGCCCGGCGAAGCGACGTCGTCCTCCTCGGCGCCACCGAGGCGCAGGTCGTTTTCGGGACCGCCGACCCGGGGGAGCTCCGCGCTCTCCTGCCGGATCCGCGGATCCTGGTGGTCAAGAACGACGGCAACGCCGCCACGGCCTTCGACGGCGACGAGCGGGTCGACGTGCCGGCGCTGCGGGTCGAGGTGGTCGAGGCGATCGGCGCGGGCGACGCGTTCGCGGCGGGCTTCCTAGCGGCGCTGGTCACCGACCGGGGCGACGACGTCGTGCGCCGGGCGCTCGAGGCGGCGCACCGCCTCGCCGTCATCGCGCTCTCGTCGGACGGCGACCACGTGGGCGCCACCTCGACCGCGCTCGCGCCGTGA
- a CDS encoding bifunctional 4-hydroxy-2-oxoglutarate aldolase/2-dehydro-3-deoxy-phosphogluconate aldolase: protein MTASSLDVIGRDRAVVVIRADTIPDTAALVHALVEGGIHGIEFTFTTPDVERHVRAAVAAEPLAVIGVGTVLRREQALTAVEAGARFLVTPGILPEIGRAADEAGVALAMGAFTPSEVMQALEHGAEAVKIFPAESAGPRFFSHLRGPLPGVKLIASGGIDEGNARAFLDAGAYAVTAGSSVVTPALIDARDWSGITRRARSFVAALSA, encoded by the coding sequence GTGACCGCCTCCTCGCTCGACGTCATCGGTCGCGATCGCGCCGTCGTCGTCATCCGCGCCGACACCATCCCCGACACCGCGGCCCTCGTGCACGCTCTCGTCGAGGGCGGGATCCACGGCATCGAGTTCACCTTCACGACGCCCGACGTCGAACGGCACGTCCGGGCGGCGGTCGCGGCGGAGCCCCTCGCGGTGATCGGCGTGGGCACGGTCCTGCGGCGGGAGCAGGCGCTGACGGCGGTGGAGGCCGGGGCGCGGTTCCTCGTCACCCCGGGCATCCTGCCGGAGATCGGACGCGCGGCCGACGAGGCCGGGGTCGCCCTCGCGATGGGCGCTTTCACCCCGTCCGAGGTGATGCAGGCGCTCGAGCACGGCGCCGAGGCGGTCAAGATCTTCCCCGCCGAGAGCGCCGGGCCCCGGTTCTTCTCGCACCTGCGAGGCCCCCTGCCCGGCGTGAAGCTAATCGCGTCGGGCGGCATCGACGAGGGCAACGCGCGGGCCTTCCTCGACGCCGGCGCCTACGCCGTGACCGCAGGATCCAGCGTGGTCACCCCCGCGCTCATCGACGCGCGCGACTGGTCGGGCATCACCCGGCGCGCTCGCTCCTTCGTCGCCGCGCTCTCCGCCTGA
- a CDS encoding carbohydrate kinase family protein has translation MTSTTPTAFVVGEALVDIVVDGDEHREHAGGSPMNVAYGLARLGVDTALRAQLGQDARGRAIEEHLAGAGVHLDPATFHDGSTSTAVATIQADRTARYDFDIAWDPGAIEVPAGVRLVHTGSIASALAPGSAAVLALFEANRGSALLSFDPNVRPSITPSRDDVLTTVDALASLAHVVKMSDEDAEWLHPGVSLDEVLDRYLGLGAVVAAITRGGEGCSIATREVRLTLPSLPVDVVDTIGAGDAFMSGLLFAILSRGLDGPLREGVLGEDDLRAVAATALASARVTVSRAGANPPTPAELAA, from the coding sequence ATGACGAGCACCACCCCCACCGCCTTCGTCGTCGGAGAGGCCCTCGTCGACATCGTCGTGGACGGCGACGAGCATCGCGAACACGCGGGCGGCAGCCCCATGAACGTCGCCTACGGTCTGGCGCGACTCGGTGTCGACACGGCGCTCCGCGCGCAGCTGGGGCAGGATGCCCGGGGTCGCGCCATCGAGGAGCACCTGGCCGGAGCCGGCGTCCACCTCGACCCGGCCACCTTCCACGACGGTTCGACGTCGACGGCCGTCGCCACGATCCAGGCCGACCGCACTGCGCGCTACGACTTCGACATCGCCTGGGACCCGGGCGCGATCGAGGTGCCCGCCGGAGTCCGCCTCGTGCACACCGGCTCGATCGCCTCGGCGCTGGCCCCCGGATCCGCGGCCGTCCTCGCCCTCTTCGAGGCGAACCGCGGCAGCGCCCTGCTCAGCTTCGACCCGAACGTCCGCCCCAGCATCACGCCGTCGCGCGACGACGTCCTCACGACCGTGGACGCCCTCGCCTCGCTCGCCCACGTCGTCAAGATGAGCGACGAGGACGCGGAGTGGCTCCACCCGGGAGTCTCGCTCGACGAGGTGCTCGACCGCTACCTGGGCCTCGGCGCGGTCGTCGCGGCCATCACCCGCGGGGGCGAGGGCTGCAGCATCGCGACGCGCGAGGTGCGCCTGACGCTGCCCTCGCTGCCGGTCGACGTGGTGGACACCATCGGCGCCGGCGACGCGTTCATGTCGGGACTCCTCTTCGCGATCCTGTCGCGCGGGCTCGACGGGCCGCTCCGCGAGGGCGTCCTCGGCGAGGACGACCTGCGGGCCGTCGCCGCCACCGCGCTGGCGAGCGCCCGGGTCACGGTGTCGCGCGCCGGCGCCAACCCGCCGACCCCCGCGGAGCTCGCCGCCTGA
- a CDS encoding ATP-dependent Clp protease ATP-binding subunit — MPDITRLLSRRTHELVAEAARFAASHGHAEVDALHILRSALAHSPATDLVRFAGADPGALVVAVDGRLPGPSFDAPERPGLSPAAQRLLLEAAQAARAFGSTYVDPEHVVFALVVSDGTVAGQLLRAAGVTPEAMQEFARQAAEGRSPEATIGEGAEASASSTPTLDTYGTDLTARAREGGIDPVIGRASEIEQTVEILLRRTKNNPVLIGEPGVGKTAVVEGLAQAIADGDVPESLRGKRVVALDLAAMVAGTRYRGDFEERLTKVVDEIAAHSDELIVFVDELHTLVGAGGSGEGGMDAGNILKPRLARGELHLVGATTLAEYRRVEKDAALERRFQPVQVPEPSVEDAVAILAGLAPRYAEHHSVTYSDEALRAAVEMSHRYVADRFLPDKAIDLIDQAGARRRLRLGGTVDTAALRTELADLESAKDQAVAAERYEDASSLRDRLVEVQARLDAAISTPTVPVSVDSIVGEEDIAEMISRSTGIPAARLTQSDRSRLAALEHDLHERVVGQYAAVTAIAKAVRRSRTGLGDASRPTGSFLFLGPTGVGKTELAKALASSLFGDEGALLRFDMSEFGERHTVSRLVGAPPGYVGYDEAGQLTERVRRNPYSVILLDEIEKAHPDVFNLLLQVLDDGRLTDGQGRTVDFRSTVIIMTSNLGSEFLASKSGALGFTPGGPVGSESDAGNGFGSEKALRDRVLGKVREAMRPEFLNRIDEIVLFRKLDREQLHDIVSLLLLDTATRLGVQDIDFTADASAVDWLAEHGYEPEYGARPLRRLIQREVDDRIAELLVAEELHPGDRVTVAVHGEGLAASVGHPAVVA; from the coding sequence ATGCCCGACATCACCCGGCTCCTCAGCCGCCGCACCCACGAACTCGTCGCGGAGGCCGCCCGGTTCGCCGCGTCGCACGGCCACGCCGAGGTCGACGCCCTGCACATCCTGCGCAGCGCCCTCGCGCACTCGCCGGCCACCGACCTGGTCCGCTTCGCCGGAGCCGACCCGGGGGCCCTCGTCGTCGCGGTCGACGGGCGCCTCCCCGGGCCCTCGTTCGACGCGCCCGAGCGTCCGGGACTGTCGCCCGCCGCGCAGCGACTCCTGCTGGAGGCCGCCCAGGCGGCTCGCGCCTTCGGATCGACCTACGTCGACCCCGAGCACGTCGTCTTCGCCCTGGTCGTCTCCGACGGCACCGTCGCCGGCCAGCTGCTCCGCGCCGCCGGAGTGACCCCCGAGGCCATGCAGGAGTTCGCCCGCCAGGCGGCCGAGGGTCGGTCTCCGGAGGCGACGATCGGGGAGGGCGCCGAGGCGTCCGCGTCGTCCACCCCCACGCTCGACACGTACGGCACCGACCTGACGGCGCGTGCTCGCGAGGGCGGCATCGACCCGGTCATCGGGCGGGCGTCCGAGATCGAGCAGACCGTCGAGATCCTTCTCCGCCGAACCAAGAACAACCCCGTCCTCATCGGCGAGCCCGGCGTCGGCAAGACCGCCGTCGTCGAGGGGCTCGCGCAGGCGATCGCCGACGGCGACGTGCCGGAGTCGCTCCGCGGCAAGCGCGTCGTGGCCCTCGACCTCGCGGCCATGGTCGCGGGCACCCGCTACCGCGGCGACTTCGAGGAGCGCCTGACGAAGGTCGTCGACGAGATCGCCGCGCACAGCGACGAGCTGATCGTCTTCGTCGACGAGCTCCACACGCTCGTCGGCGCAGGAGGCTCGGGCGAGGGCGGCATGGACGCCGGCAACATCCTGAAGCCCCGCCTCGCCCGCGGCGAGCTGCACCTCGTCGGCGCGACGACCCTCGCGGAGTACCGTCGCGTCGAGAAGGACGCCGCCCTCGAGCGCCGGTTCCAGCCGGTCCAGGTGCCCGAGCCGAGCGTCGAGGACGCCGTCGCGATCCTCGCCGGTCTGGCGCCCCGGTACGCCGAGCACCACTCGGTCACCTACTCCGACGAGGCTCTCCGGGCCGCGGTCGAGATGTCGCACCGCTACGTCGCCGACCGCTTCCTGCCCGACAAGGCGATCGACCTGATCGACCAGGCCGGCGCTCGTCGTCGACTCCGTCTCGGCGGGACCGTCGACACGGCTGCGCTGCGGACGGAGCTCGCCGACCTCGAGTCCGCGAAGGACCAGGCCGTCGCCGCCGAACGCTACGAGGACGCCTCGTCGCTCCGCGACCGGCTCGTCGAGGTCCAGGCGCGTCTCGACGCGGCGATCTCGACGCCCACGGTCCCGGTATCCGTCGACTCGATCGTGGGGGAGGAGGACATCGCCGAGATGATCTCCCGCAGCACGGGCATCCCGGCGGCACGCCTCACTCAGAGCGACCGCTCCCGGCTCGCGGCGCTGGAGCACGACCTCCACGAACGAGTGGTCGGTCAGTACGCCGCCGTCACGGCCATCGCGAAGGCCGTCCGCAGGAGCCGCACCGGCCTCGGCGACGCGAGCCGGCCCACGGGGAGCTTCCTGTTCCTCGGCCCGACGGGCGTCGGCAAGACGGAGCTCGCGAAGGCCCTCGCCTCGTCGCTCTTCGGCGACGAGGGGGCGCTCCTCCGCTTCGACATGAGCGAGTTCGGGGAGCGCCACACGGTCTCGCGGCTCGTCGGTGCCCCTCCCGGCTACGTCGGCTACGACGAGGCCGGTCAGCTGACCGAGCGCGTCCGTCGCAACCCGTACTCCGTGATCCTGCTCGACGAGATCGAGAAGGCCCACCCGGACGTCTTCAACCTGCTGCTGCAGGTGCTCGACGACGGCCGGCTCACGGACGGCCAGGGCCGCACCGTCGACTTCCGCAGCACGGTGATCATCATGACGTCGAACCTCGGCTCCGAGTTCCTCGCGTCGAAGAGCGGCGCCCTCGGGTTCACCCCCGGCGGGCCCGTCGGCTCGGAGAGCGACGCCGGCAACGGCTTCGGCTCGGAGAAGGCGCTCCGCGACCGTGTCCTCGGCAAGGTCCGGGAGGCCATGCGGCCGGAGTTCCTCAACCGGATCGACGAGATCGTGCTGTTCCGCAAGCTCGACCGCGAGCAGCTCCATGACATCGTGTCGCTGCTGCTGCTCGACACCGCGACCCGCCTGGGCGTGCAGGACATCGACTTCACCGCCGACGCGAGCGCGGTCGACTGGCTCGCCGAGCACGGCTACGAGCCCGAGTACGGGGCGCGACCGCTCCGCCGGCTGATCCAGCGGGAGGTCGACGACCGGATCGCCGAGCTCCTGGTTGCGGAGGAGCTCCACCCCGGGGACCGCGTCACGGTGGCGGTGCACGGCGAGGGCCTCGCGGCCTCGGTCGGGCATCCTGCGGTCGTCGCCTAG
- a CDS encoding general stress protein, with the protein MTNDPNIPGQRPDRPAYGEYAPPGATPPPQASQPTVSTTGSAAESAGGVGAFVGGDQPQVVASYTKYEDAQRAVDALSDNGFPVQNVSIVGHDIRTVENVSGRLTKGKAAVRGMASGAWFGLFAGLLLSIFVPGINGLGVIIAGISFGALWGALFGFVGHAATRGQRDFSSVKTMEAGRYELIVRGEFAARASQMLAEIVYK; encoded by the coding sequence ATGACGAACGACCCGAACATTCCGGGGCAGCGCCCCGACCGTCCCGCCTACGGCGAGTACGCGCCTCCCGGGGCCACGCCGCCGCCGCAGGCCTCGCAGCCCACCGTCTCCACCACGGGATCCGCGGCCGAGTCCGCCGGCGGTGTCGGCGCCTTCGTCGGCGGCGATCAGCCGCAGGTCGTGGCCTCCTACACGAAGTACGAGGACGCCCAGCGGGCCGTCGACGCCCTCTCCGACAACGGCTTCCCGGTGCAGAACGTCTCGATCGTGGGGCACGACATCCGGACCGTCGAGAACGTCTCCGGTCGCTTGACGAAGGGCAAGGCGGCGGTTCGCGGCATGGCCAGCGGTGCCTGGTTCGGTCTGTTCGCCGGACTCCTCCTGTCGATCTTCGTGCCGGGCATCAACGGCCTCGGCGTCATCATCGCGGGCATCTCGTTCGGTGCGCTCTGGGGTGCCCTCTTCGGCTTCGTCGGCCACGCGGCGACGCGCGGTCAGCGGGACTTCTCGTCGGTCAAGACGATGGAGGCCGGTCGGTACGAGCTCATCGTGCGCGGCGAGTTCGCCGCTCGCGCGAGCCAGATGCTCGCGGAGATCGTCTACAAGTAA
- a CDS encoding AraC family transcriptional regulator translates to MNSDLPPLRTAEQRGSDLDEARAMYEAGYNGDDFVTELTDSPFEYRYTVRGNDEMTLRTSTFLGSIAGGIQPKDEYVVSWLTVGEGLLDVGQDEAPMVVGRPFMFPTGRRFRFEMADYRQSLVHFDARFLERIAAEHDGTVVGPVHFDHSAIPDVDRLRRWKSTITAVAKTVLGDDDGPLLRAEVNRTAAIALLETFPHSGPTRPDAALLASNARLGAAVEFVHAEAHRPLSATDIAVAAGLSLRGLQQSFQQLLAVTPMEYLRGVRLDRVRAELLELSPREARVSDVAKKWGFAHPSRFAAAYVTRFHEYPTDTLRRSR, encoded by the coding sequence ATGAACTCGGACCTCCCGCCCCTGCGCACCGCCGAGCAGCGAGGCAGCGACCTCGACGAGGCGCGCGCGATGTACGAGGCCGGATACAACGGCGACGACTTCGTCACGGAGCTCACGGACTCGCCGTTCGAGTACCGCTACACCGTCCGCGGGAACGACGAGATGACGCTCCGGACCTCGACGTTCCTCGGCTCCATCGCCGGAGGGATCCAGCCGAAGGACGAGTACGTCGTGTCCTGGCTCACCGTCGGCGAGGGCCTCCTCGACGTCGGCCAGGACGAAGCTCCGATGGTCGTCGGGCGCCCCTTCATGTTCCCGACCGGGCGACGATTCCGCTTCGAGATGGCCGACTACCGGCAGAGTCTCGTGCACTTCGACGCGCGGTTCCTGGAGCGGATCGCGGCCGAGCACGACGGGACGGTCGTGGGCCCCGTCCACTTCGACCACTCCGCGATCCCCGACGTCGACCGGCTCCGGCGCTGGAAGTCCACGATCACGGCCGTCGCGAAGACGGTCCTCGGCGACGACGACGGCCCCCTCCTGCGCGCCGAGGTGAATCGCACCGCGGCGATCGCCCTCCTCGAGACGTTCCCCCACTCCGGCCCCACACGGCCCGACGCCGCGCTCCTCGCGAGCAACGCCCGTCTCGGCGCCGCCGTGGAGTTCGTCCACGCCGAAGCGCACCGTCCGCTCTCGGCGACCGACATCGCCGTCGCGGCCGGCCTGAGCCTCCGCGGACTGCAGCAGTCGTTCCAACAGCTCCTCGCCGTGACGCCGATGGAGTACCTGCGGGGAGTCCGCCTCGACCGCGTGCGGGCCGAGCTGCTGGAGCTCTCCCCGCGGGAGGCGCGGGTCTCGGACGTCGCGAAGAAGTGGGGCTTCGCGCATCCCAGCCGGTTCGCCGCCGCCTACGTGACGCGTTTCCACGAGTACCCGACGGACACCCTGCGCCGCTCGCGCTGA